The Actinomycetota bacterium genome includes a region encoding these proteins:
- a CDS encoding PqqD family protein, giving the protein MMKMSDCPLRGMDSASCVINNQTLIVQSSNKKLYILNGAGTKIWELADGKHAIADILARLRRESRKPDIQLRSETQAFIEELVSRGVLVLLKKSPDVAA; this is encoded by the coding sequence ATGATGAAGATGAGCGACTGCCCGCTACGGGGAATGGATTCGGCCTCCTGTGTCATAAACAACCAAACCCTGATAGTGCAATCGTCGAACAAGAAACTCTATATCCTTAACGGCGCGGGCACAAAAATATGGGAGCTTGCCGACGGCAAGCATGCTATCGCCGATATCTTGGCGCGCCTCAGACGCGAGAGCCGCAAGCCGGATATTCAGCTCCGAAGCGAAACACAGGCCTTCATCGAAGAGCTGGTTTCGCGAGGGGTCTTGGTGCTCCTTAAGAAATCGCCGGATGTCGCGGCTTAG